A section of the Callospermophilus lateralis isolate mCalLat2 chromosome 14, mCalLat2.hap1, whole genome shotgun sequence genome encodes:
- the Lpin1 gene encoding phosphatidate phosphatase LPIN1 isoform X3, with translation MMQLDTEVRGLTCVFLDFSETAQAQTMNYVGQLAGQVFVTVKELYKGLNPATLSGCIDIIVIRQPNGSLQCSPFHVRFGKMGVLRSREKVVDIEINGESVDLHMKLGDNGEAFFVQETDNDQEVIPMYLATSPILSEGASRMESQLKRNSADRVRSLDPCMPPQVVPPSETSSSGSLVKKRRKRRRKSQLDSLKRDDNTNTSEDEDMFPIEMSSDEDSGPLDGSRTLSSDIPPFQDEVPKENLPSVLPYPQSASYPNSDREWSPNPSSPVDGKRTPPHLAAAAEGGLSSSCPPQPSHFHASESPSGSRPSTPKSDSELVSKSTDRSALKSNLEMLWLWGELPQAAKSSSPHKMKESSPLCSRKICDKTHFQTIHSESSDTFSDQSPTLARGPLSDQNKPPAEMQFVNEEDLEALGAAAPPLPMAEELKAPAASAVPTASKTDSPSRKRDKRSRHLGADGVYLDDLTDMDPEVAALYFPKNGDPPALAKHTSDNGARSANQSPQSVGSSGADSGMESTSDGLRDLPSIAISLCGGLSDHREITKDAFLEQAVSYQQFVDNPAIIDDPNLVVKIGNKYYNWTTAAPLLLAMQAFQKPLPKATVESIMRDKMPKKGGRWWFSWRGRNTTIKEDSKPEQCLAGKGHSTGEQPSQLTMATRIKHESSSSDEEHAAAKPSSASHLPLLSNVSYKKTLRLTSEQLKSLKLKNGPNDVVFSVTTQYQGTCRCEGTIYLWNWDDKVVISDIDGTITRSDTLGHILPTLGKDWTHQGIAKLYHKVSQNGYKFLYCSARAIGMADMTRGYLHWVNERGTVLPQGPLLLSPSSLFSALHREVIEKKPEKFKVQCLTDIKNLFFPNTEPFYAAFGNRPADVYSYKQVGVSLNRIFTVNPKGELVQEHAKTNISSYVRLCEVVDHVFPLLKRSHSSDFPCADTFSNFTFWREPPPPFENQDIHSASA, from the exons GCCCAGACCATGAACTACGTTGGGCAGCTGGCCGGCCAGGTGTTTGTCACTGTGAAGGAGCTCTACAAGGGGCTGAACCCTGCTACTCTGTCGGGATGCATCGATATCATTGTCATCCGGCAGCCCAATGGGAGTCTGCAGTGCTCCCCTTTCCATGTCCGCTTCGGGAAGATGGGGGTTCTGCGTTCCCGGGAGAAAGTG GTTGACATAGAAATCAACGGTGAATCCGTGGATTTGCATATGAAGTTGGGTGATAATGGAGAAGCATTTTTTGTTCAAGAGACTGATAATGATCAG GAAGTGATCCCCATGTACCTGGCCACCTCCCCTATCCTGTCAGAAGGAGCTTCGAGAATGGAGTCCCAGCTGAAAAGGAACTCTGCAGACAGGGTGAGGAGCCTGGACCCTTGCATGCCTCCCCAGGTTGTGCCACCCAGCGAGACCTCATCCAGTGGCTCCTTGGTAAAGAAGAGgcggaaaaggaggaggaagtcCCAACTGGACAGCCTGAAGAGGGACGACAACACGAACACATCTGAGGACGAAGACATGTTTCCCATAGAGATGAGCTCGGATGAGGACTCGGGGCCGCTGGACGGCAGCAG AACTCTTTCTAGTGACATACCGCCATTCCAAGATGAGGTTCCCAAGGAAAACCTCCCTTCAGTCTTGCCTTATCCCCAGTCAGCATCATACCCCAATTCAGATCGAGAGTGGTCCCCCAACCCCAG CAGCCCGGTAGATGGCAAAAGGACTCCCCCTCATCTTGCAGCTGCAGCCGAGGGTGGCCTGTCTAGTTCCTGCCCTCCGCAGCCTTCCCACTTCCATGCTTCAGAAAG tccttCAGGTTCCCGACCCTCAACGCCTAAAAGTGATTCTGAGCTGGTCAGTAAGTCGACCGACAGGTCAGCACTGAAGAGCAACCTAGAAATGCTCTGGCTCTGgggagagctgccacaggcagcaaAG TCATCTTCTCCACACAAGATGAAAGAGTCCAGCCCACTGTGCAGTAGAAAAATTTGTGATAAAACTCACTTTCAGACCATTCACAGCGAATCTTCAGATACTTTTAGTGACCAATCACCAACTTTGGCCAGAGGGCCTCTTTCAGACCAGAATAAGCCTCCGGCAGAGATGCAGTTTGTCAATGAAGAAGACCTAGAGGCCTTGGGAGCAGCAGCCCCGCCATTGCCTATGGCGGAAGAACTCAAGGCCCCGGCTGCCAGTGCAGTGCCCACTGCAAGCAAGACGGACTCTCCTTCCAGGAAAAGAG ATAAACGAAGCAGACATCTCGGTGCTGATGGCGTCTACTTGGACGACCTCACAGACATGGATCCTGAGGTGGCAGCCCTGTATTTTCCCAAAAA CGGAGACCCTCCTGCGCTCGCCAAACACACCAGCGACAACGGAGCCCGGTCAGCCAACCAGTCCCCGCAGTCTGTGGGCAGCTCGGGCGCTGACAGTGGCATGGAGAGCACCTCGGACGGCCTGAGGGACCTGCCATCCATTGCCATCTCCCTCTGTGGGGGCCTCAGTGACCACCGGGAAATCACGAAAG ATGCGTTTTTGGAGCAAGCCGTGTCCTATCAGCAGTTTGTGGACAACCCTGCTATCATTGACGACCCCAATCTTGTGGTGAAGATCGGGAATAA ATATTATAATTGGACGACGGCAGCACCTCTACTGTTGGCAATGCAGGCCTTCCAGAAACCTTTGCCAAAG GCCACTGTGGAATCTATCATGAGGGATAAGATGCCCAAAAAGGGAGGAAGATGGTGGTTTTCTTGGaggggaagaaacaccacgatcaaAGAG GATAGTAAGCCCGAGCAGTGCTTGGCTGGAAAGGGCCACAGCACTGGAGAGCAGCCGTCACAGCTGACCATGGCCACCAG AATAAAGCACGAATCATCCTCCAGTGACGAAGAGCATGCAGCTGCCAAGCCTTCCAGTGCGAGCCACCTCCCTCTTTTGTCTAACGTCAGCTACAAAAAGACTCTCCGGCTCACGTCGGAGCAGCTG aAAAGCTTGAAGTTGAAGAATGGCCCCAATGACGTGGTTTTCAGTGTCACCACACAGTATCAAGGCACCTGTCGCTGTGAAGGCACCATCTATCTGTGGAACTGGGATGATAAAGTCGTCATTTCTGATATTGACGGCACCATAACGAG ATCAGATACGCTTGGCCACATTTTGCCCACCCTTGGGAAGGATTGGACCCACCAGGGCATTGCAAAGTTGTATCATAAAGTGAGCCA AAATGGATATAAGTTTCTCTACTGTTCTGCACGTGCCATTGGGATGGCAGACATGACACGGGGCTACCTGCACTGGGTCAACGAGAGGGGCACGGTGCTGCCGCAGGGGCCGCTGCTGCTCAGCCCCAGCAGCCTCTTCTCCGCCTTGCACAG AGAAGTGATTGAAAAGAAGCCAGAAAAGTTTAAAGTCCAGTGTTTAACCGACATCAAAAACCTGTTTTTCCCAAATACGGAACCCTTTTATGCTGCATTTGGAAACCGGCCGGCT GACGTGTATTCCTACAAGCAAGTGGGGGTGTCCTTGAACAGAATCTTCACCGTCAACCCTAAAGGAGAGCTGGTACAGGAGCATGCCAAGACCAACATCTCCTC
- the Lpin1 gene encoding phosphatidate phosphatase LPIN1 isoform X4: MNYVGQLAGQVFVTVKELYKGLNPATLSGCIDIIVIRQPNGSLQCSPFHVRFGKMGVLRSREKVVDIEINGESVDLHMKLGDNGEAFFVQETDNDQEVIPMYLATSPILSEGASRMESQLKRNSADRVRSLDPCMPPQVVPPSETSSSGSLVKKRRKRRRKSQLDSLKRDDNTNTSEDEDMFPIEMSSDEDSGPLDGSRTLSSDIPPFQDEVPKENLPSVLPYPQSASYPNSDREWSPNPSSPVDGKRTPPHLAAAAEGGLSSSCPPQPSHFHASESPSGSRPSTPKSDSELVSKSTDRSALKSNLEMLWLWGELPQAAKSSSPHKMKESSPLCSRKICDKTHFQTIHSESSDTFSDQSPTLARGPLSDQNKPPAEMQFVNEEDLEALGAAAPPLPMAEELKAPAASAVPTASKTDSPSRKRDKRSRHLGADGVYLDDLTDMDPEVAALYFPKNGDPPALAKHTSDNGARSANQSPQSVGSSGADSGMESTSDGLRDLPSIAISLCGGLSDHREITKDAFLEQAVSYQQFVDNPAIIDDPNLVVKIGNKYYNWTTAAPLLLAMQAFQKPLPKATVESIMRDKMPKKGGRWWFSWRGRNTTIKEDSKPEQCLAGKGHSTGEQPSQLTMATRIKHESSSSDEEHAAAKPSSASHLPLLSNVSYKKTLRLTSEQLKSLKLKNGPNDVVFSVTTQYQGTCRCEGTIYLWNWDDKVVISDIDGTITRSDTLGHILPTLGKDWTHQGIAKLYHKVSQNGYKFLYCSARAIGMADMTRGYLHWVNERGTVLPQGPLLLSPSSLFSALHREVIEKKPEKFKVQCLTDIKNLFFPNTEPFYAAFGNRPADVYSYKQVGVSLNRIFTVNPKGELVQEHAKTNISSYVRLCEVVDHVFPLLKRSHSSDFPCADTFSNFTFWREPPPPFENQDIHSASA, encoded by the exons ATGAACTACGTTGGGCAGCTGGCCGGCCAGGTGTTTGTCACTGTGAAGGAGCTCTACAAGGGGCTGAACCCTGCTACTCTGTCGGGATGCATCGATATCATTGTCATCCGGCAGCCCAATGGGAGTCTGCAGTGCTCCCCTTTCCATGTCCGCTTCGGGAAGATGGGGGTTCTGCGTTCCCGGGAGAAAGTG GTTGACATAGAAATCAACGGTGAATCCGTGGATTTGCATATGAAGTTGGGTGATAATGGAGAAGCATTTTTTGTTCAAGAGACTGATAATGATCAG GAAGTGATCCCCATGTACCTGGCCACCTCCCCTATCCTGTCAGAAGGAGCTTCGAGAATGGAGTCCCAGCTGAAAAGGAACTCTGCAGACAGGGTGAGGAGCCTGGACCCTTGCATGCCTCCCCAGGTTGTGCCACCCAGCGAGACCTCATCCAGTGGCTCCTTGGTAAAGAAGAGgcggaaaaggaggaggaagtcCCAACTGGACAGCCTGAAGAGGGACGACAACACGAACACATCTGAGGACGAAGACATGTTTCCCATAGAGATGAGCTCGGATGAGGACTCGGGGCCGCTGGACGGCAGCAG AACTCTTTCTAGTGACATACCGCCATTCCAAGATGAGGTTCCCAAGGAAAACCTCCCTTCAGTCTTGCCTTATCCCCAGTCAGCATCATACCCCAATTCAGATCGAGAGTGGTCCCCCAACCCCAG CAGCCCGGTAGATGGCAAAAGGACTCCCCCTCATCTTGCAGCTGCAGCCGAGGGTGGCCTGTCTAGTTCCTGCCCTCCGCAGCCTTCCCACTTCCATGCTTCAGAAAG tccttCAGGTTCCCGACCCTCAACGCCTAAAAGTGATTCTGAGCTGGTCAGTAAGTCGACCGACAGGTCAGCACTGAAGAGCAACCTAGAAATGCTCTGGCTCTGgggagagctgccacaggcagcaaAG TCATCTTCTCCACACAAGATGAAAGAGTCCAGCCCACTGTGCAGTAGAAAAATTTGTGATAAAACTCACTTTCAGACCATTCACAGCGAATCTTCAGATACTTTTAGTGACCAATCACCAACTTTGGCCAGAGGGCCTCTTTCAGACCAGAATAAGCCTCCGGCAGAGATGCAGTTTGTCAATGAAGAAGACCTAGAGGCCTTGGGAGCAGCAGCCCCGCCATTGCCTATGGCGGAAGAACTCAAGGCCCCGGCTGCCAGTGCAGTGCCCACTGCAAGCAAGACGGACTCTCCTTCCAGGAAAAGAG ATAAACGAAGCAGACATCTCGGTGCTGATGGCGTCTACTTGGACGACCTCACAGACATGGATCCTGAGGTGGCAGCCCTGTATTTTCCCAAAAA CGGAGACCCTCCTGCGCTCGCCAAACACACCAGCGACAACGGAGCCCGGTCAGCCAACCAGTCCCCGCAGTCTGTGGGCAGCTCGGGCGCTGACAGTGGCATGGAGAGCACCTCGGACGGCCTGAGGGACCTGCCATCCATTGCCATCTCCCTCTGTGGGGGCCTCAGTGACCACCGGGAAATCACGAAAG ATGCGTTTTTGGAGCAAGCCGTGTCCTATCAGCAGTTTGTGGACAACCCTGCTATCATTGACGACCCCAATCTTGTGGTGAAGATCGGGAATAA ATATTATAATTGGACGACGGCAGCACCTCTACTGTTGGCAATGCAGGCCTTCCAGAAACCTTTGCCAAAG GCCACTGTGGAATCTATCATGAGGGATAAGATGCCCAAAAAGGGAGGAAGATGGTGGTTTTCTTGGaggggaagaaacaccacgatcaaAGAG GATAGTAAGCCCGAGCAGTGCTTGGCTGGAAAGGGCCACAGCACTGGAGAGCAGCCGTCACAGCTGACCATGGCCACCAG AATAAAGCACGAATCATCCTCCAGTGACGAAGAGCATGCAGCTGCCAAGCCTTCCAGTGCGAGCCACCTCCCTCTTTTGTCTAACGTCAGCTACAAAAAGACTCTCCGGCTCACGTCGGAGCAGCTG aAAAGCTTGAAGTTGAAGAATGGCCCCAATGACGTGGTTTTCAGTGTCACCACACAGTATCAAGGCACCTGTCGCTGTGAAGGCACCATCTATCTGTGGAACTGGGATGATAAAGTCGTCATTTCTGATATTGACGGCACCATAACGAG ATCAGATACGCTTGGCCACATTTTGCCCACCCTTGGGAAGGATTGGACCCACCAGGGCATTGCAAAGTTGTATCATAAAGTGAGCCA AAATGGATATAAGTTTCTCTACTGTTCTGCACGTGCCATTGGGATGGCAGACATGACACGGGGCTACCTGCACTGGGTCAACGAGAGGGGCACGGTGCTGCCGCAGGGGCCGCTGCTGCTCAGCCCCAGCAGCCTCTTCTCCGCCTTGCACAG AGAAGTGATTGAAAAGAAGCCAGAAAAGTTTAAAGTCCAGTGTTTAACCGACATCAAAAACCTGTTTTTCCCAAATACGGAACCCTTTTATGCTGCATTTGGAAACCGGCCGGCT GACGTGTATTCCTACAAGCAAGTGGGGGTGTCCTTGAACAGAATCTTCACCGTCAACCCTAAAGGAGAGCTGGTACAGGAGCATGCCAAGACCAACATCTCCTC